Proteins co-encoded in one Rudaeicoccus suwonensis genomic window:
- a CDS encoding acyltransferase family protein, with protein sequence MPKPIGGVKHYVPGLDGLRTIAVALVIAYHLHVPHAGGGLLGVGIFFTLSGFLITSILLSGAQQRGWDLRSFWVRRARRLLPAVVLLLIVTMVATVIRRPGETGTWGVDAIAALFYVANWHTILAGDSYFARFNTGPFDHLWSLSVEEQFYLVWPLLLIALWFVTRRHTRVMAVITALLAAASFVELSMLAKSGFDTTRAYEGTDTRVGGLLVGAALALWLHGRRERLPEHRRAIDVAGVLGLVVIGVLVSETTEYDLSTYRFGLLALSVATGAVLLAISTPGSILGRVLALRPLTWIGERSYGIYLWHLPILVFMPTNGVLANGLAHGAAVVILTVLISALSWRYVEDPIRTLGLRAALRRRGTTAVEPILPPEAVIDADATAVPLPGQIPGAVRLPVRPHLAAVTEADETAPLPVATPVAAPVSAAPVAATPVDVARARVLSRRLNVRAGSAMVGALAVAVMVVPQALPLNLMAASDAAAAPASPTPTSPGSVPTGSAKPSGGGSPSSSATPSVAIGGPGVLQSSCTHVVHVGDSTSDGLLGNSYIPNPAQQYPQQLRDVGVTSYTPEISGGRSIVETLDGHPNAATVVQQQIAAGYHGCWVFALGTNDTADQAVGGNVSLPQRISRLMQLVGSDDVLWVNVRVHNPSNPAYSEANMQKWNNALLDACKKYPTMRVANWADQVQNKWFISDGIHFTTPGYIARAHDIAQALAVAFPKGGHSPSQCLVQGAPTPTS encoded by the coding sequence GTGCCCAAGCCGATCGGGGGCGTCAAGCACTACGTCCCAGGACTGGACGGACTACGAACGATCGCGGTCGCACTGGTGATCGCCTACCACCTGCACGTCCCGCACGCCGGTGGCGGGTTGCTCGGCGTGGGGATCTTCTTCACGCTCTCGGGATTCCTGATCACCTCCATTTTGTTATCCGGCGCGCAGCAGCGCGGCTGGGACCTGCGCAGCTTCTGGGTGCGGCGGGCTCGCCGGCTGCTGCCGGCGGTCGTCCTGCTGCTGATCGTCACGATGGTCGCGACGGTCATCCGACGGCCGGGGGAGACAGGCACCTGGGGCGTCGACGCGATCGCGGCCCTGTTCTATGTCGCCAACTGGCACACGATCCTGGCCGGTGATTCCTACTTCGCGCGGTTCAACACCGGCCCCTTCGACCACCTGTGGTCGCTGTCGGTGGAGGAGCAGTTCTACCTGGTCTGGCCGCTGCTGCTGATTGCGTTGTGGTTCGTGACCCGCCGTCATACCCGGGTCATGGCGGTGATCACAGCGCTGCTGGCCGCGGCCTCCTTCGTCGAACTGTCGATGCTGGCCAAGAGCGGCTTCGACACCACGCGCGCCTACGAGGGCACCGACACCCGGGTGGGCGGTCTGCTCGTCGGCGCCGCGCTCGCATTGTGGTTGCACGGCCGTCGCGAGCGGCTGCCCGAGCACCGGCGCGCGATCGACGTCGCCGGCGTGCTCGGGCTGGTCGTGATCGGTGTGCTGGTCAGTGAGACGACCGAATACGACCTGTCCACCTACCGTTTCGGGCTGCTGGCGTTGTCCGTCGCGACCGGCGCAGTGCTGCTCGCGATCAGCACGCCCGGCAGCATCCTCGGCCGCGTGCTCGCGCTACGACCGCTGACGTGGATCGGCGAGCGTTCGTACGGCATCTACCTGTGGCACCTGCCGATCCTGGTGTTCATGCCGACGAACGGCGTGTTGGCGAACGGTCTGGCCCACGGCGCCGCGGTCGTCATACTGACCGTGCTCATCTCGGCCCTGTCGTGGCGGTATGTCGAAGATCCGATCCGCACCCTCGGGCTGCGCGCAGCGCTGCGTCGACGTGGCACCACAGCGGTGGAGCCGATCCTGCCGCCCGAGGCGGTCATCGACGCCGACGCCACTGCTGTGCCGCTGCCCGGGCAGATCCCCGGCGCGGTCCGTCTGCCGGTGCGACCGCACCTGGCCGCCGTAACAGAGGCCGACGAGACAGCACCGCTGCCGGTGGCGACACCGGTCGCTGCGCCCGTCTCTGCCGCACCGGTCGCGGCCACCCCCGTCGACGTTGCACGTGCACGAGTGCTGTCGCGTCGGCTCAACGTGCGAGCCGGCAGCGCGATGGTCGGTGCACTGGCAGTGGCGGTCATGGTCGTGCCACAGGCCCTCCCACTGAATCTCATGGCGGCCAGCGACGCCGCGGCCGCTCCGGCGAGTCCCACCCCGACTTCTCCGGGGTCGGTGCCGACCGGCAGCGCCAAACCCTCCGGTGGCGGTTCACCCAGTTCCTCGGCCACCCCGTCGGTCGCGATCGGCGGTCCGGGCGTGCTGCAGTCGTCGTGCACCCACGTCGTGCATGTCGGCGACTCCACCTCCGACGGGCTGCTGGGCAACTCTTACATCCCCAACCCCGCGCAGCAGTACCCGCAGCAACTGCGCGACGTCGGCGTCACGTCATACACCCCGGAGATCTCCGGGGGGCGGTCCATCGTCGAGACCCTCGACGGCCACCCCAATGCGGCGACCGTCGTTCAGCAGCAGATCGCCGCGGGCTACCACGGCTGCTGGGTCTTCGCGCTGGGCACCAATGACACCGCCGACCAGGCTGTCGGCGGGAATGTCTCACTGCCGCAACGGATCTCACGCCTCATGCAACTCGTCGGCTCGGACGATGTGCTGTGGGTCAACGTGCGGGTGCACAACCCGAGCAATCCGGCGTACTCCGAGGCCAACATGCAGAAGTGGAACAACGCTCTGCTGGA